Proteins encoded together in one Camelina sativa cultivar DH55 chromosome 9, Cs, whole genome shotgun sequence window:
- the LOC104714882 gene encoding ubiquitin-conjugating enzyme E2-16 kDa-like — translation MARRSPSKHIRTDLKYLNRDLSPNITAVTVDDDIFRWEATLIGPVNTPYKGGVFKLRLSFLPDYPRSPPKIVFITRICHPNVSDRGGIHLKVLKRDRWTPMPIVKLFKELVEKLNEPEVNDEEQTIEYLANLYKSDRRRFEAMAREMTNQYAGRGN, via the exons ATGGCCCGTCGTTCTCCTTCAAAGCATATAAGGACTGATCTGAAATATCTGAACAGGGATCTTTCGCCAAACATCACAGCAG TAACTGTTGATGACGACATTTTCCGTTGGGAGGCTACTCTAATCGGACCGGTGAACACTCCTTATAAAGGGGGAGTGTTTAAACTTAGGCTTAGTTTTCTACCTGATTACCCAAGAAGTCCCCCCAAA ATTGTTTTCATCACAAGAATTTGCCACCCAAATGTATCAGATAGGGGAGGCATTCACCTAAAAGTTTTGAAGCGCGACCGTTGGACTCCCATGCCCATTGTTAAGCTTTTCAAGGAATTAGTGGAGAAGTTGAATGAACCAGAGGTCAATGATGAGGAACAGACCATTGAATATCTTGCCAACCTCTACAAAtctgataggagaaggtttgaagCCATGGCTAGAGAGATGACTAATCAATACGCTGGGAGAGGAAACTGA
- the LOC109126327 gene encoding defensin-like protein 8 translates to MKLSNRVLSSLLLIFFIFLAATTEMGLADKICKTRSYRFSGVCLKKNNCAIICRQFEKFESGHCEFVGAFLRCLCTKAS, encoded by the exons atgaaactctcAAACCGTGTTCTTTCATCCCTTCTCCTgatcttttttatctttcttgcTGCCACTACAG agatgggTTTGGCGGATAAAATATGCAAGACACGGAGCTACCGTTTCTCAGGTGTGTGtttgaagaaaaacaattgtgCAATCATCTGTAGACAATTCGAGAAATTTGAAAGCGGTCACTGCGAATTCGTCGGAGCCTTCCTTCGTTGTTTATGCACCAAAGCCTCTTAA